TTTGATATTAACGAAAGATTGtgatttatttctttatttagAGAGTAAGTAATTTATGATATCTTTTTCTAATCGTTCATCACTAAGCAGCAGAGTCAGGCATTTGACGGATCGTTTatgattaatttttcttctcgtttgttGCATTTATTATACACGATAGTATGGAGAGATTACATGGAACCGTTAAATTGTTAGGTCAATTGTTATTTTATGGAAATTTTAAACTTAATATCTCAATAGTTCTTCAAGTTCTGTTCCTCAGACTGCCGCGACTCGGTTGTATCGCTCCGTTCATATGTTAGTAACACGCCAGAGCGTACATGTGTGCTGCAGACGGTTGCACATTCTAATACCCCCAATAGCGGTTCCGTTTATGACCGACCGGCGAGCTGCACTTAGCTACACTATATTCCTCTCTGCTAATTAGTGTATCGCTCCTCGGAGATAGAGAAGCGTGCGTTATCGAGTGGACTGTGAGTGCAGAAGGGAAGCAGTGTTGTACTGTTGGTGCTAGTGTCACGGTCGCAATAAGTACACTCTCTCGTCCCtttggatgatgattttttgttaGCCGCTATCGTTGCTGAAAGAACTTCTTTCCGAAAATGAATACTTCTCTCATCCCGTGTGCCGGAAAGCTTCTGGTActcgtttttggtttcgtgttGATGGTAAGCTGAAAACAGTGTGAATGAATTTGAAATACACGCACGCGTAACACGTGATCATCTCCCATCAGTTGCAGTCCTGTGAAAGCAATCCCGTACTGGTGTTGGTTGCCAACGGAAGTGACATTACAATCAATTTTCCCggtgaaaacaacaacaaccatctgTTCAGCATAGTCAGCGCATCCGGTAACAATAACCCATCGATGTTCGACTGGATCGGCGGTAATGGAGCAAACAAAGCACCAACGATCACACTCGGTGCGAGTGATGCACACCAGGAACCGCCACATCGCAGAGCGGAAAACCTGGATAACTCCGAGGAAAACGATAATCCCGTGACGGAGCGATGGGGACCACTACTGCGCCCTGGCACGACCGGCAAACGAAATGACGACGAACCTCTCGGGATACTGCAAACGTTGAGCACTACCACAGAAGCAATACCTGTTAATACCACCGCTTTATCGATGCCCATCTCCAACACCACGCCCAAAACTACTCGCGTGACACACAGCTCATAAAATCGCTGAAAGTAGCACCACAAAACCATTCGTACACACATTGTAGGCACTGAAAATCCTGAATAAAACTGTTAACCCCGTAGGCCCCTTGCAAATCCAAACAAACACCAGCGGCTGTGACTTCTATTTGTGTGTACCTTTATTTCAATGCTTCAATTTCTGTTCTGTGAAAGGATGCTTTAGTTTGAAGTTCTGCGGTTGTCCTTTGCACAGATCGTtagggaggaagaggatgataaATACAATCAGTAAAGTTTATCCGTTCACTATGTATATAATTAATGTGTATAAgtttatgtatgtatatatatatatatgtatatatttttaACTCATTTTTCGTCCTGGGTTTACACCAGGGCCAACACCCCTCCGCATGTTTAGAGGTGCAAAGGTTCACTTTCTGTATCATAATGTACGGAAGCATCAACGCCCGCACTAACCAGCGAGAAGAATTATGCACCCATTCCCTAAATACTAACCTGATCGGAACAGTGACCAGTGaccggagggggggaggagctATGATAAGAATGGCTCATTACATCAATAATACTTCTGCTCCACAGTTTCGGAGCcacacatttcattttcaatctctCAACCCACTGCTTTCGTTACTTAGTACGTAGCATACCTCAAAACGGAATTGGAAATTCGCATGGCTGTGTGCATGCTTTTACTGGCCATTGATGATCCATTATTGTCTCGATTGCACCGCATAAAACCTAAATTACTAGCCTCTTCTCCGTGTTCATACACATTGACTTACATCTTACCCACGGGGTTCCAGAATTTCTTTGCGGTATTCGGTATTGTCCAGTTTATATTATGTATTGTCTTATAATGTTATTGTCTTCTTGTGCCAGAAACGAGCAGGTTCTCATCTACTGCTTATTGTCGATTCATTTGACGAAACGGTCAATTGTGTTCGCCCCCCTTTTGCGCGTTACCGGCTGCTCCTGATTATTGTCCTCGAGTTTGGCTGTATTGGAACGTAAATATATCAAAATCGTCGCTCGTACTGCGACTCCTAACTTTATCCAGTATCAGTTCATAATGTGCCCCTCAGTTTAATCATCCTTACACGATTACCACCATTTTCGTATTTTCCCGATACCTGCTAGAGACCTGGCATGTTCAGTGCAGTGTGTGTTCATTTACAGGCAGCAAATATTGAAAGAAACGTTGCAGGATCGACGAGATTGTTATTGTCTATGCCTTTCAACAAATGCGCAACAAATCAGAAATTATTCCCCCGAATCAACACGGCTCTGTTGAGATTATCAAGGACAACTTCGTTCACTGACTGACCACCCTTACGCCCTTACGTCTCCAAAGACATGATGTGATACACTTTTAAAATCTATACacttttgtcacattttttGCCTAGAGTTTTACATGCTGATAAACGTATTCAATACATTTTGGAATGATACTGTTCCGTTTCCCCGCTTTGTGTTGAAGttttcggtaaaaaaaaattataacgCCGAATCGCGCTATTATGTAGATTTGGGACACTATGATGGTAATTGCTTAGTTAACAAAACGATTACTTTTGCGTATCTATTTGTTATTTAAACATACGACTCGCCTATTCTTGGTTTACCAAAACGACGCATTCGTTGCTACTCAAATACGTGATCCCTGCACTTGCAACAGCATTGGAGTACTTGGGCAGTTAcgttttaaaagaaaacaccAACTTGTCCCAGTGCTGCAATAGTGGAAGCCAAGGCAAACGTTGAAGTTATTGAAATAACCGCTTTCTTCATGAAAAACTCTTGGGAAAACATGTGCTTCCTTTTGTCCATATAATTATGCTTATACGCTATATAATGTGTCAAGGACCTAGGTTCATCTGTTATTCGTAATATCCGGTTCGTAAAAATGATGCCGATAGTAGCAAGAGTAAGAATTCTGTTCATCCGGATCGGTGTATATAGCACCCGGTCAATAGCTGCCCGAGCAAAGTCCAACTACCATctggattgatttttttttgtcttctttaTAGTTGTGATATGACCAAACAGATATGAGGGTATTTAGATATTTTCGTAGTCTCACTAGGACATCAGAGAGAAAAGAGTTTTCTTCCGTCACACGGCCTGGCTGCCCTTTTTCTAATCGTTTGAAATCgtttaaatatgttttctgCATGAAGCGTCCTTTTGTATGCATTGGAGCTGGTTGGTAAAAGAATTCGAAATGTAGTAGAGCTCGTTATGCGAATGACCCAATTTGCCAAACACCTGGGCCACACCTGTTGCCTTGGCAACCGTGGAAAGTAGGGAGTAATAGATAGGGAGCGTTTTTGAGATTCCATTAGGCATTTGTTTGTAAGTTCTATAGCTTGAAGGTTGCATTAGTTGAATTTACTTGAAGAAACCCGAGCGTCGCCCGTACACCGCCTGAATATACTTATTGTCCATGTAATACTGCTTCTTAAGATAATAGAGTAACTTACGGAGACGGCTAGCGCATCGAAATTCGTCGTCGGTGTAGAAGGGATTCACTCGCTCACTGACGTAGTCCTCGTGAGTGTACGGGGGATTCACGAAGGCCTCGCCAGTGTAGTGCGGCAATTCTGGGCGGCGTAGCGCCCCACGCGGATTGTAGCCCTGGAGCTCCCCAGCTAGCGGTGTTTCGGAATCCATTAAAGCACTGTCTACATACGCCGCTGGTTGGCTGTCGTAGTGGCTCGGGTCGGGAGTAAAATTCGACCTATGCATAACAAcacggagaaggaaaaggaccaaaacacacacgggTTAGTGGAGAATCGTTTAAAAGCCATAAGTTTGCTACAAAGAATTTGCTTAATAACATTACTTATCTCAATAAACACCGCATGCTATGTAAATAACGCAGACAACTTTTAACAAAGGATCGACAGTCTTCTATGCATGACAACATAACATGAATTCCGCAATGGGATATAACCAACTAAACAAACACCTCTAATACCGAAAGTTGCTGTTTTCGTGCTCATCAGAGGgtcacacaaacagacaatgGTGTTAACCATGCATATATGAGAGGAGAGCAGAAACTTAAGCTTAAGATGTGGATAGAAACGTTCTACAATTATGTCGTTGTTTGTGAAataacgaagaagaaaaaaagattaaaCTAAATATAGAACCATTccattataaaaaaaaacaacattcattCAGCAACACTAGGAAAAGGCCATATCGGTTCACCTGCTTCTCGTGTGTGCTGTGTTCAGTAGTAAGGTTCGTGTGACATTGTttcatgttgttgtttcataGTAAGAGTAAGAGTTCAgaccggaaaaaagggagagcaaAAACAACGGGTGTGAGTAATCTTTGTTTCCAGATACTGGCCATATTATCACCAAAGGCGTAATATCGCGCTAGTGGCTAGACCCTGTGAAATTCTCCCTAATCCATACAGCACAGCATTGTCACGAACGCTTATTGCTCGCAGCTTTCTGCTTCctgtaaacagcagcagatttCGTTTTATCGCTTGTGTGTATACAGAGCATTTCATGGCCATATTTGAGTTTGGTACCAAGAACGGTGGCTGATAACGGCGACACACGGCTGACGACTACGGCTGTTTAGTACCCAGTCTTCTAACCGAGAAGGAAAGGTCGCGTTTGTTGACCCCGTTAAAAGTGAATAAATATGACTATGGGTGACCTCCAACTAGTCACTTTTTGGCgcattcgccaaaaaaaacacaaatcattGCTTGGTTATGTGATTAGGCAAACTGGAACACTATACGCTGAGTGATAACTAGATAAGAATGTGACGAATGCTTCATTTACGACTCGTTTGCCATAACGCCTCATACGCCGTTGAAGGTACAGTACAGTGTTGCGATGTTCTAGCAGTGGTAGTGAGATTTTCGTTTTAGGTTTTCATTACTTACAGACAACAAAGTGTGCCAGAAGTATGCCACAGGTTAAACACATTTtacgaaaataaaatacaacATAGAATTGAATTTTACGCTtttagaaagaaaaacaaaaaaataaaaaggcaaaagcaaaagatttGTCAATTAAGAACATCGCATTAATACACTTGATAAACCACAATGCATAGGTTCAACCTTTTTTTGTATCAAGTTTTTTGTAAATAGTAGCATTACATAATGCAGTTTAAGTAATAACGTAGTGTAATGTTGaaacttaaaaaataataaccgAAAACAAGATTATGGTAAGTAATGAGTATTGAACGGTTAAATGCTAATGCTCTTTTTTCAACAATAACTCAACaattacaaaaataaaaaccaaaagcgAAAAATTTTTTAGGAGTTCATTGAATATCGAtatgttttcccaaaaaaacaaaccaaagtaCAAAATGCTTGAGCTATAAATCAATGGAAGTATTTATTGGTTATGCGACTAGTGGCCACCTAGTAAtacacaaccaacaaaaacccccacaaTTTAGCGCTAAAGCACGGGATGAAAGTATTGGAAAAGGGATTTACTTAAACGATACTTAAATGATAATCCGGCTGATTTATTTACTTGTGGCATCCTTCCAGTACTCGATTGTCTGAAGCTCTCGATTTACATTAAAAGACCGTAGAAgatgtggagtggagtggactGTTCACAATTGTATGCGTATTAATTTTTTGTACAGAACAAGAGAGTATTTGGGAGGCAAATTTCAAGGCAGAGAAATTTTGAAGGAAACACCGATGCAGGATACGTAAAGGACGAGGGATGTGTCGAATGcattacagaaaaaaaatagttcTCTAGGAGTACAGCAAAAggacatcaatcaatcaacagtCTTCTCATATCAGACTCATCCAAAACAGCTAGGGACGGGCACAGCAAAATCGAAAGCAGGAAATTCGTTCTTTACAACAGGACTAATGGGGCAGGGGTTAAGAgatgggagggagagagagaaagagagagggaggagcaTGAAAATGTTAACAGAAtcataacatcatcatcatcatgatcatcaaccATCTCATTCCTTTGATAGAACATCTACGAACAATGAACCGCTTCAACTTCCTACTATGTGAGACCTCCCCCTTCCGGCCCGGCTGAAGCGATTTCCGCGGGACGGCCGGAATGATGGCGCCCAACCGGAGCGTACTATCGAGGCAATATGGCGCTTGGTCGGTCTGGCtcgcagaagaagcagatcgGTATCCGGTCTCCAGTCACCATGAGTAGCGGCCGCGGCCGGTTGCTCCCCGCTACTCCTAAGACTGTCCGCGTACTCCCAACTTTCCGGATCAACATCATCGCTTTCGTCACCATCGTAACCGTGTtcgtcaccgccgccgtgtTCGAACTTGGTGAAGGCTGAACTGGTGCCATCGTACATCGGATATGCATCGGATACACCACCACTCCAAGGGTATCGCCTTTTCGTGTACCGATGATAGCGATTTAAAGCTCCCGCACGTGCTAAGGATCCTTTTTAGAGGGCATCATCATGTGACGTGAGGCACATCGAGGCATCCCCCCACCGCAGACGACGAGGGATTGGGCCACGCGTAAAGAAACAATAATTCGTCAAATTCCATGTCTACGCTTTTGCTGCGTGCAAGtggccttcgccttcgccggcGTCGTAccgtttgatggtttttttttgttttttgccgaATTTGTAACTTACCCAGGAAACGTTTCTCTTCCAAATGGTTTTCCGGGTTGTAGAGTGGATATGTTTGCGCCATTGCCTCGACGAGTTCTTCGTAGTCTAGCGGAGCCGTCTGGTAGACCGGTTCCAGCACTTCCGGGCTGCTCTCCTCCAGCTCATCGTAGTACAGCTCTCGCTTCTTACGACCATGTCCTTGTGCGTTCTTTAGCGATTGGATGTTTCGTTTCTCTGTTCACAAAACGATAGAATCGGGTAGGATTGATGAGATAAAGTTACGGATATTCATTGGTTGCAAATCAGATGGTCAGTAGAACACACCAACCAAATACTAAATTATCGTCACGTCTATCATAGATTTTCCGAAGTTTCTCTGCCCTTTCCAGTGACACTTACCATTGTCGCCTGTCGAGCTCGTGACTTCTGTCAGTTTGTTCGCTTGCTTCGGCAAATTCCAGTCCCGGACCAGCGTCTGTATGTTGCGTTTTTCGGCATTACCATACCCCGGGAGAGCGTTGCCACGGGCGAGCGATTGCATGTTGCGCTTCGGAGCAATCGAGGGCAGCATACCGGTTCTCAGCAGTGACTGGATGTTGCGCTTTCCCGGCAGCTCGTACTTACGCGCCAACGACGCAATGTTTCGCTTACCGCTCAGCATGTAACCGGACTTGAACGCAGAGGCGACATTTCGCTTATCCTCGCTCCACTCGCCCTCGGGTGTGGTGTCTTCCGATTCGGCATCACGCGATGGCAGCTGCCCGTTCTTCGCGAGCGTTGCTAGGCTACGCTTTAGGTAGTCTGGTTGGTTTCGCAGCAAACCGGCCCGGGCCAAGGCACCCACGTTACGCTTGCCGAAGATGGGACCGTCCCGGAGTAGGGCGCGATAGGATCGCTTATCCTCGTACGGGCCACCGGGGACTTCAGCACTTTCATCCAGGTTCTGATAAGCGTCCTCTGGTTCGTGCTCAAGAATATGGCGCAACTGATTACGCAGTGCGGCGGCATGCATCTCGTAACCTTCCTCGGGGTATGTCAGGTCCCGCAGCAGCGACTCCAGCTCACAAGGCTTTAATCGCCTTCCTTCATAGTACTGTGCGTTTACCTAAACAATTAAAAGAAGAATAACAGTTCAAATCATTACAATGAAACACAAGGAGCACAAAATAGGATTTTACAGCATTTCACAAGCATTTTAATCattgcataaatcataaagtattgtaaagtaaaaaaaaggacgagtTACAAACTAAACTTATAAGAATGGACCCAACCTCATAACCAACTGAAGAATCGATACTTGAATGATGGTCCCGCATGATTcagttgcacacacacacacacttcatgAAGGTAACCAAAGCGATGGAACTTCCATTCCCACCATCTGCCTGACGGTGATGACGTACATGCCAGGTGAGGAATATATGTTTAGTGATGCAATCTATACTACGATGCCTTGCTATGGAATTCATCGAATGTTGGTCTCGGTTCGCGTCGCACATGCCGAACGCATCTTTTCCTACTAGCACCTCACTTCTTACTTGTTCATTCCAACATCCAAAAAGGTCATTATTTTAATGTCAAACAAAAAGTTTTCTTCCGCGGTACGCATTGGCATTTTATGATGATGCGGGAAACTTTGCCAGAAACTGCGCCATGTTGGTTTCCGCGGAAGTACCGCCGATTCAGAAATGCCTAGTTGAATGAAGCACActccaaacaaaaccaacagatGCAACATACAACAAAGTGAAACTACTAATTGACTCACTCGAAACTAACACCCGCAATACGATTATGATGCTGGTGGGCGAGATACTTTACACTAATGATACCTAGAATAGTGCTACCACCATTCGGGATTTAATCCTATCAACCGGCAGGTGAAGTTGTAGTGTTACTTCTAAAAGCACTCGAAATGCTAGACAGTTCGTTATATTCAttatattttatcaatttatttcACCTCAAACCGTTATGTGCATAATTGAACCTAAGCGTCATATACTTGTATGAAATTAAACTTAGTTGTGAGACATTGGAACCAACAGTAATCATATTTGCTTTAGTCCAACGTAGTCCACTCTTATGACCAATTCCATTATAAGGATCATTAGTCACATCTGCATTTAATGGTAATGGCGAAACGGGTAGCCTGATTCACTGAATGGCAAATGATACCACATTGGGCATCAAATGGTTAAACAATAACTGCTACCTAACTACATAACTCACGATAAGCATATGCGCATCCTAGCCTGGCCAGCATCTGGTGCTGTGCTGCGTGGAATTAAACGCAAATGTCCTATGCAGGGGCAATAATTTCTCCTCGCTACCCATGGATGCATTGACTGCTGGCACAATGCACTTTGATTCTACTTTTACAAAGTATTCTGCTGAGCTCAGATACAGTGGGAGGTTTGTAGAAgtggattttggtttccctGTTGTCGTTACTAATTTCCAAGGAGTAAGTTAACATGATAGTACATTAACAGGAAATAGGTTTCATGATCCCCTGGTCAGAGTCAGCAGAGCAGACAAAATTAAATATGTAGATaaccttttgctgcttctagAAGATCGGTTCAGCAGCATGGGCTGAATCGTTTTCCTCTAATATAAATTCCTCTTCCGCGGCAAAATGATGACATATTTTTGCCATTAACATTCTTTCGCCTCAACTTACGGACCTTTGAGCTACCGCATAATGGTAATGGGAAGTGGAAATTATTCCTTTTTCGCTTGGTTTCCCACACATGCACTCATCAAAAACACTTTCGCGAAACTTTGAAGTGCTTAGGAGCAATTTTCCAGGTATGTCGCCTTGAAACTTTGCACAAGTCGAAACGTCGGAATACTTTGCATGCTATTGTATGTGTGAAAAGAattcgtccgtttttttttttcaattatggcGCAGCTTGGTATCTCTAAATAGACCTTTGCTATAGATCTTTTAAATAGATAACATGTTTACGCCAAACGTTTGCTAGCGTTGAAATTTTTGCTCGTATCTTAGTGGTTCGGAAGGAACGTAGAATCCAATAAGTGCCAAAGATTTGTCTTCAtttctaaaaaaaacacaacatttatatgcttaaatttaatGGTCAATAGTAATTCCTTCATGGCGATGAATATGAGATATGAAAAATCCATACACTTTCCCATACTTAGTCATTCCCAAAGCCGTTCCCAGGATTTCCCGCTTCGGAAAGTTAACTGACTAGATTATTTTGCTAataaacatttgttttcaaaatttgcACTTTACAAAAATGACGAACACCAAACACAGGAGGTATTCGCGAACTTTTTTCGAGTCTTCCACGTACCTGAAAGACACTGTCaaaggattttaattaaattcaccTGCTCCTGTTTATCTTCGCCCCGTGCTATGCGATGGCACGCTCCGATTTAGTCGGTATCGCCATTTGGGAGAGTTCATCTAGCCTCTACGCAACGTTCTTACCGAGCGTTATAGCGGCCGATTCCATGGAAACATTTTCCTGTCAAAATTTTCGACAAATCTTCTCAATCACTAGCTGCCGCTGCTCAGCGCTCGCCAATCGGATTACTGTAATGAAGTTTGCGGCCACAGGAGACCgataattttcctttccttcctcgacTCTCGCAGCAAACGTCTTGACGACGAaggcaaccccccccccccccccccccccccccccccaaaaatagCACGGTAATACCGATGAAGTCACATTTAGAGTATCAGCTCGAGCCACGACCTAGCCCACAAAGGGAACCATCTCCGGCAACGATTACGAGCCCCAGCTGCCAAGCTACTTCATCCATGAGAAGTGTCACTGAGCGGACGCTTATCGTTGTCCAATTTTCGGCGCAATTTGGactctggcctggtctggtccgCGAGTTGCCTGACCCCGGAAGGCTACTTATTTTCGTCTAATGAGCAGCGAATCTCCGCCAGCGTTCGTATATAACAGGAAGATTGATTGTTTCTGCAGAATCCTTCGACTATGCAATGTTGTACATAACATCGAATGGATTTGTTTGGAATGCCAGAGATAAGCGATCAGTAAGCTGTTGCAGTTAGCACTTTTGCACACGTAATGTTGACGAAGGATGGACATTTATTAGAATTATTTGAAAGTTAATTAATGGCGCACAATGTAGCTTTTACACTGTTACTGGTAGTAATAACTTCTCTCTACTGTAAAGTACACTTTGAAACTATTTCTCTTTGTATACACTACTATTAATATGCAAAAGCTGCTTCGCCATAGTTTACTATTGTCGCTAGccgtttcttttcgttttaataACACACCGTCTATGTAGATGTTACATTGTATTGTAAATGTTACAAACGAATATTCTGATGTTACAATGTTGTTACAAACGAATATTGCGTTGTCCCATATTGTACTACAAAACCGTTTATTGCAAAATCTAAAAAGGCTGCAATCTTTTCCATGTGTTGTAGCTACTGGGTTTAATGGTTTAAATGGACCAATGAACAAAACCGAATTGGTTACCATTtccaaaaatcatttttccggGGGGACCCCTCACCGCTCCAATGTTAAACATAGGTATGCTCGGGCTATCTGTTGTTAACCGGTCCCTAGACCATAATCCGGATCATAAACAGTGAAGCAGTAGATTTCTGACCCTAAGGGCAATTAAGGTTTAATTTCTCGGAAAATTCTCCAATCCACCCAAATGACTGGTACTGCGACATGGAAAAAAGGTTGTTTGAACGAATAATACAAATAAATGCAATGAAGATTTTACAGCAAAATATATTATAAATCATTCAATTCACCCTCAAATAAATCTACCGATAgaattcatcatttttaaCTTAATGATACCAAAATGACTAAATGGGATTTTAAACAATAAATGGAAACCATATTCCAACGAATTGTGCaacaaagaacaaacaaaactctgCGCTTATGTTATATCTAACTGTTACTACTTACATGGTGAAGGAATAAGAAACACAGCATAAACATCTTCAGGAACAGTTTTGGCTGCAGTAGTATCCCGTGTTCACCCATCCTTGATTGTGCAAAACCAAATTCTGAACCAATAGATATTATTTGAAAGCGCTTTCTACAGCGTATCAAttagatttcgtttttttttgtaataacACTGTTTTCACTGTTTACTGCACTAACCCACATAAACTGATGTTCGTTTTGCTGAACAAAGTTCACAACATAAACGCCTTTTCCGATGATCCCTTAATGCagatatatatagagagagagagagtcagatAAATTAGATTTGACAGGAACGACTGTGCGGGGCAAGACTTTTTCTTAAGTTACAAAACACCTGTTATAGCGGTgatataaaatgaaataaacattTGCAAGTCAAATTAAATCCTCGCAGCCATCCTGGGCCTGGCTGAACTGTGCTGTACTATGCTTCAACGTGGACAGAAACACGCCgaggaagacacacacacacacatcatctcCACATTCATGGACGCTGCAAGAGCTTGCTGACAAGGAACGTTGCCAGCTGAGGCTAAGGGCCATAAGAATCAACCACAAAGTAAGCCATACCCCAAAAAGAACACCCTTACGTGGGTGGTCGGAACCAAGGAGGATGGTGCATGGACAGGAAAGAAGAGACTGAAAGACATTTgacgaaaagggggggggggggggggggggcaaggaaaatcaatttacgTATGTGTGCAACCCTCTGCCAGCGTTGCCGTTGGAAACATGTACACATGCCTACTTCGCGGTTGTCCTTAGAATCTGGCGGAACTGCGGGCAAGGATCAACTTTTGCTAATGCCCGTGAACACCGCAACCGAGActcgacggtgacggtggtcgTTAAATGTCGTTTGGAAGTTCGATTTCTTAGATTCATCGAATTCCACGCGTTCGACGGCATTCGGGCCGGCAGACGATAGATAGAGGATACGATAGCACAAATTCTTCGAATTGATTATTGGATTTTTATGCTCCCTTGATTTTTGCCGGAGCTTCCTTCGACTGCCGCTTGCACGCCATCCGCTGCGTTCAGTTCATCCAGTcctgttcttttgttttttttttcatccattcCCCCTGCACGGTTACAACCGAAGCTTTCACACCGCTTCGCACTGTTGCAAACTTGTTACTGGAGTGCTTcgtgtcttttttttgttactttccACAACACCGCAACGCACATATAATCCGGGAGATATTAGCACCGCTTTTTGGGTTGTAAATGGCTGGGCAAGGCTGACAACCGGGCTGCTAACAGAGGATGCTTGCTaacaggtttttgttttttgcactTCCGTTTCCCCGGGAGGAAAAACTAGCGAGCTAGACGCTTGCACAAAGCTGCACGACACAGGgcagggacacacacacacacaaacacagaacgAATGCTTAGTGTAGATAAGAAAGTTCAATGGAATGGGATGGACCATCACCGCGCAGCACGCAATACTACCGCCAAAAAATCCGGACCTGTCCGCTAGATACACTGCGCCACTACTGCCCGACCAGAAACGCCTGACCATCGGCAGGGTTCTGCAATCCTTTTTATATCATCCGCTCGGCCTGGCCttgctgtgatgctgctgcttctgttgctggtgctgctcctggagAATGAATGAACGTGAGCCGAACGTAAGCGCATGCGCCGTCCCTGCTGAGCATGGGGTGATCTCCGGCTCTCTGCTGAGAGCAGAAGTCGACTATGCTTTCAGAACAGTTGTGTACCACGCGCCTccatttcgcttttccatcaaCACCACCCAACAAGTGCTTCGATGAGAATTGTGAACCACCGAAACATTATTGGTGCTTAT
This sequence is a window from Anopheles darlingi chromosome 3, idAnoDarlMG_H_01, whole genome shotgun sequence. Protein-coding genes within it:
- the LOC125956183 gene encoding uncharacterized protein LOC125956183; protein product: MNTSLIPCAGKLLVLVFGFVLMLQSCESNPVLVLVANGSDITINFPGENNNNHLFSIVSASGNNNPSMFDWIGGNGANKAPTITLGASDAHQEPPHRRAENLDNSEENDNPVTERWGPLLRPGTTGKRNDDEPLGILQTLSTTTEAIPVNTTALSMPISNTTPKTTRVTHSS
- the LOC125956153 gene encoding uncharacterized protein LOC125956153 isoform X1, which encodes MGEHGILLQPKLFLKMFMLCFLFLHHVNAQYYEGRRLKPCELESLLRDLTYPEEGYEMHAAALRNQLRHILEHEPEDAYQNLDESAEVPGGPYEDKRSYRALLRDGPIFGKRNVGALARAGLLRNQPDYLKRSLATLAKNGQLPSRDAESEDTTPEGEWSEDKRNVASAFKSGYMLSGKRNIASLARKYELPGKRNIQSLLRTGMLPSIAPKRNMQSLARGNALPGYGNAEKRNIQTLVRDWNLPKQANKLTEVTSSTGDNEKRNIQSLKNAQGHGRKKRELYYDELEESSPEVLEPVYQTAPLDYEELVEAMAQTYPLYNPENHLEEKRFLGSLARAGALNRYHRYTKRRYPWSGGVSDAYPMYDGTSSAFTKFEHGGGDEHGYDGDESDDVDPESWEYADSLRSSGEQPAAAATHGDWRPDTDLLLLRARPTKRHIASIVRSGWAPSFRPSRGNRFSRAGRGRSNFTPDPSHYDSQPAAYVDSALMDSETPLAGELQGYNPRGALRRPELPHYTGEAFVNPPYTHEDYVSERVNPFYTDDEFRCASRLRKLLYYLKKQYYMDNKYIQAVYGRRSGFFK
- the LOC125956153 gene encoding uncharacterized protein LOC125956153 isoform X2, which translates into the protein MGEHGILLQPKLFLKMFMLCFLFLHHVNAQYYEGRRLKPCELESLLRDLTYPEEGYEMHAAALRNQLRHILEHEPEDAYQNLDESAEVPGGPYEDKRSYRALLRDGPIFGKRNVGALARAGLLRNQPDYLKRSLATLAKNGQLPSRDAESEDTTPEGEWSEDKRNVASAFKSGYMLSGKRNIASLARKYELPGKRNIQSLLRTGMLPSIAPKRNMQSLARGNALPGYGNAEKRNIQTLVRDWNLPKQANKLTEVTSSTGDNEKRNIQSLKNAQGHGRKKRELYYDELEESSPEVLEPVYQTAPLDYEELVEAMAQTYPLYNPENHLEEKRFLGSLARAGALNRYHRYTKRRYPWSGGVSDAYPMYDGTSSAFTKFEHGGGDEHGYDGDESDDVDPESWEYADSLRSSGEQPAAAATHGDWRPDTDLLLLRARPTKRHIASIVRSGWAPSFRPSRGNRFSRAGRGRSHIVEFYSRPEPLRQPTSGVCRQCFNGFRNTASWGAPGLQSAWGATPPRIAALHWRGLRESPVHSRGLRQ
- the LOC125956153 gene encoding neuropeptide-like 1 isoform X3 → MGEHGILLQPKLFLKMFMLCFLFLHHVNAQYYEGRRLKPCELESLLRDLTYPEEGYEMHAAALRNQLRHILEHEPEDAYQNLDESAEVPGGPYEDKRSYRALLRDGPIFGKRNVGALARAGLLRNQPDYLKRSLATLAKNGQLPSRDAESEDTTPEGEWSEDKRNVASAFKSGYMLSGKRNIASLARKYELPGKRNIQSLLRTGMLPSIAPKRNMQSLARGNALPGYGNAEKRNIQTLVRDWNLPKQANKLTEVTSSTGDNEKRNIQSLKNAQGHGRKKRELYYDELEESSPEVLEPVYQTAPLDYEELVEAMAQTYPLYNPENHLEEKRFLGRILLPTRATTTANQRRM